A region from the Mycolicibacterium litorale genome encodes:
- a CDS encoding DUF732 domain-containing protein: MVRALIPSIAVTAGLLASAPPAAADESALLELQPQFAFLTTQQILREGYWACRAARSGMGSSQIVPMVQEHLEYSGASLAVANKIVSTAIVHLDC; this comes from the coding sequence ATGGTCCGAGCACTCATCCCCTCGATCGCCGTGACGGCCGGACTGCTGGCCTCGGCGCCGCCCGCGGCCGCCGACGAATCCGCCCTGCTGGAGTTGCAGCCGCAGTTCGCGTTCCTGACCACCCAGCAGATCCTGCGCGAGGGTTACTGGGCGTGCCGGGCGGCGCGAAGCGGGATGGGATCCTCGCAGATCGTCCCGATGGTCCAGGAGCACCTCGAGTACTCGGGCGCCTCCCTGGCGGTCGCCAACAAGATCGTGTCGACCGCCATCGTCCACCTCGACTGCTGA
- a CDS encoding acyltransferase family protein encodes MPPRSDRVASLTGLRAVAALLVVGTHTAFATGSLSHGFLGYVYARLEIGVALFFVLSGYLLFRPWVRAAAEGRPAPEVGRYARRRARRIMPAYLLTVAVVYVVYAYLPALATPGQTWAGLLRHLTLTQIYTDDYLLTYLHHGLSQTWSLAVEVSFYAALPMLAYLLLVVRCRNTWRPARLLGAIAALAAVSPLWLIAVQTTDWLPNSAGMWLPAHLSWFAGGMGLAVLASMGVRCRAATALPLAAALFLVVSTPLAGAITMGPVPVWAPLLKNLLYAGIATLAVAPLALGGGGRYARVLGSRPMTWLGEVSYELFLVHVLVIALLVHALDWPLFGGSLPGMLALTLLVAVPAAWGLNRLTRRRSEDAATATAAARSEFSGSPRFQHIGG; translated from the coding sequence GTGCCACCGCGCTCGGACCGGGTCGCGTCGCTCACGGGTCTGCGGGCCGTGGCGGCGCTGCTCGTGGTCGGCACCCACACGGCGTTCGCCACCGGAAGCCTCTCGCACGGGTTCCTCGGTTACGTGTACGCACGGCTCGAGATCGGGGTCGCGCTCTTCTTCGTGCTGTCCGGCTACCTGTTGTTCCGGCCGTGGGTCCGCGCCGCCGCCGAGGGGCGGCCCGCACCGGAGGTCGGCCGCTACGCACGGCGCCGGGCACGCCGCATCATGCCCGCGTACCTGCTGACCGTGGCCGTGGTCTACGTCGTCTACGCGTACCTGCCCGCGCTCGCGACGCCCGGCCAGACGTGGGCCGGACTCCTGCGACACCTCACGCTCACCCAGATCTACACCGACGACTACCTGCTCACCTACCTGCACCACGGCCTGTCGCAGACGTGGAGCCTGGCGGTGGAGGTGTCGTTCTACGCGGCACTGCCGATGCTTGCGTACCTGCTGCTGGTGGTGCGGTGCCGCAACACATGGCGCCCCGCCCGGCTGCTGGGGGCGATCGCCGCGCTGGCCGCCGTCAGCCCGCTGTGGCTGATCGCCGTGCAGACGACCGACTGGCTGCCGAACTCCGCCGGCATGTGGCTGCCCGCCCACCTGTCCTGGTTCGCGGGCGGGATGGGACTGGCGGTGCTCGCCTCCATGGGCGTCCGCTGCCGCGCCGCGACGGCGTTGCCGTTGGCGGCCGCGCTCTTCCTGGTGGTCAGTACGCCGCTGGCCGGGGCGATCACGATGGGCCCGGTGCCGGTGTGGGCGCCGCTGCTGAAGAACCTGCTCTACGCCGGCATCGCCACGCTCGCGGTCGCGCCCCTGGCGCTCGGCGGCGGCGGGCGGTACGCGCGGGTGCTCGGCAGCAGGCCGATGACGTGGCTCGGTGAGGTCTCCTACGAACTGTTCCTCGTGCACGTGCTCGTGATCGCCCTACTGGTGCACGCGCTCGACTGGCCGCTGTTCGGCGGTTCGCTCCCGGGGATGCTGGCACTGACCCTGCTCGTCGCCGTGCCGGCGGCGTGGGGGCTGAACCGGCTCACCCGCCGCCGCAGTGAAGACGCCGCCACCGCCACCGCGGCGGCCCGCAGCGAGTTTTCCGGTTCGCCGAGGTTTCAGCACATCGGCGGGTGA
- a CDS encoding sigma-70 family RNA polymerase sigma factor, with the protein MTASARVDEFERLRPYLLSVAYRLTGTLADAEDAVQDAWLRWQGSGAEIADLRAWLTTVVSRLSLDRLRSAAHRRETYVGQWLPEPVVTSFDGTDPLAAVVAADDARFAAMVVLERLNPDQRVAFVLHDGFALPFTEIADVLGVTPAAARQLASRARRAVASAPPPVSDDVHAEVAGALMAALAAGDMEAVVRLLHPDATFTGDANRRAPTAAQVIRGADKVARFLFGLARRYGPGWLESAQPALVNGQLGSWTPGTPARDGRPAMMPRVTALTVRDGLVCAVWDIANPDKFTGSPLRRAQTTAPGTRPY; encoded by the coding sequence ATGACCGCGAGCGCGCGGGTCGACGAATTCGAACGACTGCGACCGTATCTGTTGTCGGTCGCCTACCGGTTGACGGGCACACTGGCCGACGCCGAGGACGCCGTGCAGGACGCCTGGCTGCGGTGGCAGGGCAGCGGCGCCGAGATCGCCGACCTGCGGGCGTGGCTGACGACGGTGGTGAGCCGGCTCAGCCTCGACCGGTTGCGGTCGGCGGCGCACCGGCGCGAGACCTATGTCGGGCAGTGGCTGCCCGAACCGGTGGTCACCTCGTTCGACGGCACCGACCCGCTGGCCGCGGTGGTGGCCGCCGACGACGCCCGCTTCGCCGCGATGGTGGTGCTGGAGCGGCTGAACCCCGATCAGCGGGTCGCCTTCGTCCTGCACGACGGGTTCGCGCTGCCGTTCACCGAGATCGCCGACGTCCTGGGCGTCACCCCGGCCGCCGCCCGCCAGTTGGCGTCGCGGGCCCGCCGCGCCGTCGCCTCGGCGCCGCCTCCGGTCTCCGACGACGTCCACGCCGAGGTGGCCGGTGCGCTGATGGCGGCGCTGGCCGCCGGTGACATGGAAGCCGTTGTGCGACTTCTGCATCCGGACGCCACGTTCACCGGGGATGCCAATCGTCGGGCGCCGACGGCCGCGCAGGTCATCCGCGGCGCCGACAAGGTCGCGCGGTTCCTGTTCGGCCTGGCGCGCAGGTACGGGCCGGGCTGGCTGGAGTCCGCGCAACCCGCGCTGGTCAACGGTCAGCTGGGCAGTTGGACGCCGGGCACCCCGGCCCGCGACGGGCGGCCCGCGATGATGCCGCGGGTGACGGCGCTGACCGTGCGCGACGGGCTGGTCTGCGCGGTGTGGGACATCGCCAACCCGGACAAGTTCACGGGGTCGCCCCTTCGTCGCGCGCAAACCACGGCACCCGGCACGCGTCCGTACTGA
- a CDS encoding AI-2E family transporter — MQEQTSTAPSRGAVYGAHLRSSAVVAVQFIAVAAALWVLAWVVGKTWVILLPVLLALVVCTVLWPPVRWLRAKGVPPAAAVLLTLLVAVGVLGGVVAAVAPAIVEQSTELAQQATAGVVKVRDWLGGPPLNISEAQLNSAVAAITDRLNSSSAQIASGVFTGVGAATSALVTVFTAVVVTFFMLKDGPRFIPWLRHAVGNPAASHVAEVLERVWSTLGGFIRTQALVSLVDAVLIGAGLVILGVPLAYALAIITFIGGFVPIVGAFVAGGLAVLIALVSNGPVEALIVLGIILAVQQLEGNVLQPWLQSKSMKLHAVIVLLAVTLGASTFGVIGAFLAVPVAAAVAVIIRYYDERVGERAGENTEPEPAEDEEPEPAEDEGLDRATPPA, encoded by the coding sequence GTGCAAGAGCAGACGAGTACCGCCCCCAGCCGCGGGGCGGTCTACGGTGCCCATCTTCGATCGAGCGCTGTGGTCGCGGTGCAGTTCATCGCGGTCGCCGCCGCGCTGTGGGTGCTGGCGTGGGTCGTGGGCAAGACCTGGGTGATCCTGCTGCCGGTGTTGCTGGCCCTGGTCGTGTGCACGGTGCTGTGGCCACCGGTGCGCTGGCTGCGCGCCAAGGGTGTGCCCCCGGCGGCGGCAGTCCTGCTGACCCTGCTCGTCGCGGTCGGGGTGTTGGGTGGTGTGGTCGCTGCAGTGGCGCCGGCCATCGTCGAACAGTCCACCGAACTTGCGCAGCAGGCGACCGCGGGTGTCGTGAAGGTGCGGGACTGGCTCGGCGGGCCACCGCTGAACATCAGTGAGGCGCAGCTCAATTCGGCCGTCGCGGCGATCACCGATCGGTTGAACTCGAGTAGCGCACAGATCGCATCCGGGGTGTTCACCGGCGTCGGTGCCGCGACGTCCGCGCTGGTCACAGTGTTCACCGCCGTCGTCGTCACCTTCTTCATGCTCAAGGACGGGCCGCGCTTCATCCCGTGGTTGCGCCATGCCGTCGGCAACCCCGCCGCCTCACATGTGGCCGAGGTCCTCGAGCGGGTCTGGTCGACCCTTGGCGGTTTCATCCGCACACAGGCGCTGGTCAGTCTCGTCGATGCGGTGCTGATCGGGGCGGGCTTGGTGATCCTGGGCGTGCCGCTGGCGTATGCCCTGGCGATCATCACCTTCATCGGTGGGTTCGTGCCGATCGTCGGCGCGTTCGTCGCCGGTGGTCTGGCCGTACTGATCGCATTGGTGTCGAACGGTCCGGTGGAGGCGCTGATCGTGCTGGGGATCATTCTCGCGGTCCAGCAGCTGGAAGGAAACGTGCTGCAGCCGTGGCTGCAGTCGAAGTCGATGAAGCTGCACGCGGTGATCGTCCTGCTGGCGGTCACACTGGGCGCCTCCACCTTCGGCGTCATCGGCGCGTTCCTGGCCGTCCCGGTGGCCGCCGCGGTGGCGGTGATCATCCGCTACTACGACGAGCGGGTGGGTGAGCGGGCCGGTGAGAACACCGAGCCCGAACCGGCCGAGGACGAAGAGCCTGAACCGGCCGAGGACGAAGGGCTCGACCGGGCGACGCCGCCGGCGTAA
- a CDS encoding succinate dehydrogenase iron-sulfur subunit, giving the protein MSAPVLDKQDTPPVPEGAVMVTLKIARFNPEDPDAAGFQSFRVPCLPTDRLLNLLHYVKWYLDGTLTFRRSCAHGVCGSDAMRINGVNRLACKVLMRDMLPKNPRKQLTITIEPIRGLPVEKDLVVDMEPFFDAYRAVKPYLMTSGNPPTKERIQSQVDRARYDDTTKCILCAACTTSCPIYWTEGSYVGPAAIVNAHRFIFDSRDEGAAERLDILNEADGVWRCRTTFNCTEACPRGIQITQAIQEVKRALMFAR; this is encoded by the coding sequence ATGAGCGCGCCTGTTCTCGACAAGCAAGACACTCCCCCCGTGCCCGAGGGCGCGGTGATGGTGACGCTGAAGATCGCCCGGTTCAATCCGGAGGACCCGGACGCCGCCGGCTTCCAGAGCTTCCGGGTGCCGTGCCTGCCGACCGACCGGCTGCTCAACCTGCTGCACTACGTGAAGTGGTACCTCGACGGCACGCTGACGTTCCGCCGGTCCTGCGCGCACGGCGTGTGCGGGTCGGACGCCATGCGGATCAACGGCGTCAACCGGCTGGCGTGCAAGGTGCTCATGCGCGACATGCTGCCGAAGAACCCGCGCAAGCAGCTGACGATCACCATCGAGCCGATCCGCGGCCTGCCCGTGGAGAAGGACCTCGTGGTCGACATGGAACCGTTCTTCGACGCCTACCGCGCCGTCAAGCCGTACCTGATGACGAGCGGCAACCCGCCGACCAAGGAGCGTATCCAGAGCCAGGTCGACCGGGCGCGCTACGACGACACCACCAAGTGCATCCTGTGCGCGGCGTGTACGACGAGCTGCCCGATCTACTGGACCGAGGGCTCCTACGTCGGCCCGGCCGCCATCGTCAACGCCCACCGGTTCATCTTCGACAGCCGCGACGAGGGCGCCGCCGAACGCCTCGACATCCTCAACGAGGCCGACGGGGTGTGGCGCTGTCGTACCACGTTCAACTGCACCGAGGCGTGCCCGCGTGGTATCCAGATCACCCAGGCGATCCAGGAGGTCAAGCGCGCGCTGATGTTCGCGCGCTGA
- the sdhA gene encoding succinate dehydrogenase flavoprotein subunit has product MIVEHRYDVVIVGAGGAGMRAAVEAGPRARTAVLTKLYPTRSHTGAAQGGMCAALANVEEDNWEWHTFDTVKGGDYLADQDAVEIMCKEAIDAVLDLEKMGMPFNRTPEGRIDQRRFGGHTRDHGKAPVRRACYAADRTGHMILQTLYQNCVKHDVQFFNEFYALDISLTETPGGPVATGVIAYELATGDIHVFHAKAIVFATGGSGRMYKTTSNAHTLTGDGLGIIFRKGLPLEDMEFHQFHPTGLAGLGILISEAVRGEGGRLLNGDGERFMERYAPTIVDLAPRDIVARSMVLEVLEGRGAGPNKDYVYIDVRHLGEDVLEAKLPDITEFARTYLGVDPVKELVPVYPTCHYVMGGIPTTVNGQVLRDNTTIVPGLYAAGECACVSVHGANRLGTNSLLDINVFGRRAGIAAANYAMGHDFVDLPERPAEMVVGWVGDILSEHGNERVADIRGALQQSMDNNAAVFRTEETLKQALTDIHGLKERYSRITVQDKGKRYNSDLLEAIELGFLLELAEVTVVGALNRKESRGGHAREDYPNRDDTNYMRHTMAYKQGTDLLSDIRLDYKPVVQTRYEPMERKY; this is encoded by the coding sequence ATGATTGTTGAACATCGCTACGACGTCGTCATCGTCGGCGCGGGCGGCGCCGGTATGCGCGCCGCGGTCGAAGCCGGCCCCCGCGCGCGCACCGCGGTGCTGACCAAGCTGTACCCGACCCGCAGCCACACCGGCGCGGCCCAGGGCGGCATGTGCGCCGCGCTGGCCAACGTCGAAGAGGACAACTGGGAGTGGCACACCTTCGACACCGTCAAGGGCGGCGACTACCTCGCCGACCAGGACGCCGTCGAGATCATGTGCAAGGAGGCCATCGACGCGGTCCTCGACCTCGAGAAGATGGGGATGCCGTTCAACCGCACCCCCGAGGGCCGTATCGACCAGCGCCGCTTCGGCGGGCACACCCGCGACCACGGCAAGGCCCCGGTGCGTCGCGCCTGCTACGCCGCCGACCGCACCGGCCACATGATCCTGCAGACGCTGTATCAGAACTGCGTCAAGCACGACGTGCAGTTCTTCAACGAGTTCTACGCCCTCGACATCTCGCTGACCGAGACGCCGGGCGGCCCGGTGGCCACCGGAGTGATCGCCTACGAGCTGGCGACCGGCGACATCCACGTCTTCCACGCCAAGGCCATCGTGTTCGCCACCGGCGGTTCGGGCCGGATGTACAAGACCACGTCGAACGCGCACACGCTGACCGGCGACGGGCTGGGCATCATCTTCCGCAAGGGCCTGCCGCTGGAGGACATGGAGTTCCACCAGTTCCACCCGACGGGCCTGGCCGGCCTTGGCATCCTGATCTCGGAGGCCGTGCGCGGCGAGGGCGGCCGGTTGCTCAACGGCGACGGCGAACGGTTCATGGAACGCTACGCGCCGACGATCGTCGACCTGGCACCGCGCGACATCGTGGCGCGCTCGATGGTGCTCGAGGTGCTCGAGGGCCGCGGCGCCGGCCCGAACAAGGATTACGTCTACATCGACGTGCGCCATCTCGGTGAGGACGTACTCGAGGCCAAACTGCCCGACATCACCGAGTTCGCCCGCACCTACCTCGGCGTCGACCCGGTCAAGGAACTGGTGCCCGTCTACCCCACGTGCCACTACGTGATGGGCGGCATCCCGACCACGGTGAACGGGCAGGTGCTGCGCGACAACACCACGATCGTGCCCGGCCTCTACGCCGCCGGCGAGTGCGCGTGCGTGTCGGTGCACGGCGCCAACCGGCTGGGCACCAACTCGCTGCTCGACATCAACGTGTTCGGCCGCCGTGCCGGGATCGCCGCCGCGAACTACGCGATGGGCCACGACTTCGTCGACCTGCCCGAGCGGCCCGCGGAGATGGTGGTCGGCTGGGTCGGCGACATCCTGTCCGAGCACGGCAACGAGCGCGTCGCCGACATCCGCGGCGCGCTGCAGCAGTCGATGGACAACAACGCCGCGGTGTTCCGCACCGAGGAGACGCTCAAGCAGGCGCTCACCGATATCCACGGACTCAAAGAGCGCTACTCGCGAATCACGGTGCAGGACAAGGGCAAGCGGTACAACAGCGATCTGCTGGAGGCCATCGAGCTGGGCTTCCTGCTGGAGCTGGCCGAGGTCACCGTCGTCGGCGCGCTCAACCGCAAGGAGTCCCGCGGCGGCCACGCCCGCGAGGACTACCCCAACCGCGACGACACCAACTACATGCGCCACACCATGGCCTACAAGCAGGGAACGGATCTGCTGAGTGACATCCGGCTGGACTACAAGCCGGTGGTGCAGACCCGCTACGAGCCGATGGAACGGAAGTACTGA
- a CDS encoding succinate dehydrogenase hydrophobic membrane anchor subunit: MSPVAENPYDHIGDRGGPAPVLQRSYDRPPSLDNPRAPKRSGGMPNFEKYAWLFMRFSGLVLVFLALGHLFIMLMWQDGVYRIDFNYVAERWSSPFWQTWDLLLLWLAQLHGGNGLRVIIADYARKDSTRFWLNSLLALSMIFILVLGTYVLLTFDANIS; encoded by the coding sequence ATGAGCCCAGTGGCCGAGAACCCGTACGACCACATCGGCGACCGCGGCGGGCCGGCGCCGGTGCTGCAGCGCAGCTACGACCGGCCGCCGAGCCTGGACAATCCGCGGGCGCCCAAACGCTCCGGCGGTATGCCGAACTTCGAGAAGTACGCATGGCTGTTCATGCGGTTCTCCGGGCTGGTGCTGGTGTTCCTGGCGCTGGGCCATCTGTTCATCATGCTGATGTGGCAGGACGGCGTGTACCGGATCGACTTCAACTACGTCGCCGAGCGGTGGTCGTCGCCGTTCTGGCAGACCTGGGATCTGCTGCTGTTGTGGCTGGCCCAGCTGCACGGCGGTAACGGCCTGCGCGTCATCATCGCCGACTACGCCCGCAAGGACTCGACGCGGTTCTGGCTCAACTCGCTGCTGGCGCTGTCGATGATCTTCATCCTCGTTCTCGGCACCTACGTGCTGTTGACGTTCGACGCGAACATCTCTTAA
- the sdhC gene encoding succinate dehydrogenase, cytochrome b556 subunit, with product MSTATTADADVPSPRSKPTRRRTLYRGDPGMWSWVLHRISGAAIFFFLFVHVVDTALVRVSPEAYNAVIETYKTPIIGLMEIGLVAAVLYHALNGIRVILIDFWSKGARYQRQMLWVVAGVFITVMIASIGVIGMHMAERFL from the coding sequence ATGAGTACTGCGACAACAGCGGATGCCGACGTTCCGTCGCCGCGTTCCAAACCAACCCGCCGGCGCACCCTCTACCGCGGTGACCCGGGTATGTGGTCGTGGGTGTTGCACCGCATCTCCGGGGCGGCGATCTTCTTCTTCCTGTTCGTCCACGTGGTCGACACCGCCCTGGTGCGGGTGAGCCCCGAGGCCTACAACGCCGTCATCGAGACCTACAAGACCCCGATCATCGGCCTCATGGAGATCGGCCTGGTCGCCGCGGTGCTCTACCACGCACTCAACGGCATCCGGGTCATCCTCATCGACTTCTGGTCCAAGGGCGCGCGCTACCAGCGGCAGATGCTGTGGGTGGTGGCGGGCGTGTTCATCACAGTCATGATCGCGTCGATCGGCGTGATCGGAATGCACATGGCGGAGCGATTCCTATGA
- a CDS encoding cytidine deaminase, translated as MSPEIDWELLRRKAIDASTRAYAPYSSFPVGAAALVDDHRMVAGCNVENVSYGLGLCAECAVVCALHSSGGGRLIALSCVGPDAEVLMPCGRCRQLLLEHGGPELLIDHPAGPRPLRMLLPDAFGPDDLARHHRLPEEEKP; from the coding sequence ATGTCTCCAGAGATCGACTGGGAATTGTTGCGCCGCAAGGCAATCGACGCATCCACGCGGGCGTATGCACCGTATTCGAGTTTCCCGGTCGGAGCCGCCGCGCTGGTCGACGATCACCGGATGGTGGCCGGATGCAATGTGGAGAATGTCTCATATGGCCTGGGTCTCTGTGCGGAGTGCGCTGTGGTCTGCGCCCTGCATTCCAGCGGCGGCGGGCGGCTGATCGCGCTGTCCTGCGTCGGCCCCGACGCGGAGGTGTTGATGCCGTGCGGGCGCTGCCGCCAGCTGCTCCTCGAACACGGCGGGCCGGAGCTGCTGATCGACCACCCGGCCGGCCCGCGACCGCTGCGCATGCTGCTGCCGGACGCGTTCGGGCCCGACGACCTGGCGCGGCACCACCGGCTGCCGGAGGAGGAAAAGCCGTGA
- a CDS encoding thymidine phosphorylase, protein MTDTTFDGAGAWSHLDAPTVIRTKRDGGVLSDGAIDWVIDGYTRGHVADEQMSALLMAIFLRGMTAAEIARWTAAMVASGERFDFTDLRRPGSDGRPLALVDKHSTGGVGDKITIPLVPVVMACGGAVPQAAGRGLGHTGGTLDKLEAIPGFSAELTKSQIRQQLSEIGAAIFAAGELAPADRKIYALRDVTATTESLPLIASSVMSKKIAEGARALVLDTKVGSGAFLPDEDQARELARTMVELGDAHGLVTRAVLTDMSVPLGRAVGNAVEVAESLEVLAGGGPADVVELTLALAAEMLDAVGLDAKDPAETLRDGTAMDCFHALVAAQGGDVRALVDGALPIGVHTDTVTAPRGGTMGGIDAMAVGLAVWRLGAGRSAPGEQVQFGAGIRIHRRPGEPVRAGEPLFTLYTDTPARIGPARAELDGAWTVGDGAPPQRRLIIDRITSTV, encoded by the coding sequence GTGACCGACACCACCTTCGATGGCGCGGGCGCATGGTCGCATCTCGATGCTCCGACGGTCATCCGCACCAAACGCGACGGCGGCGTGCTGTCCGACGGGGCGATCGACTGGGTGATCGACGGCTACACCCGCGGGCACGTCGCCGACGAACAGATGTCGGCGCTGCTGATGGCGATCTTCCTGCGCGGGATGACCGCCGCCGAGATCGCCCGCTGGACCGCGGCGATGGTCGCCTCGGGGGAGCGGTTCGACTTCACGGATCTGCGCCGCCCCGGCTCTGATGGCCGGCCGCTCGCACTGGTCGACAAACACTCCACCGGCGGGGTCGGCGACAAGATCACGATCCCGCTGGTGCCGGTGGTGATGGCCTGCGGCGGCGCGGTGCCGCAGGCGGCGGGGCGCGGGCTCGGGCACACCGGCGGCACCCTCGACAAGCTCGAGGCCATCCCCGGGTTCTCCGCCGAGCTGACCAAATCGCAGATCCGCCAACAGCTCAGCGAGATCGGTGCGGCGATCTTCGCCGCCGGTGAGCTGGCCCCGGCCGACCGCAAGATCTATGCGCTGCGCGACGTCACCGCGACCACCGAATCGCTGCCGTTGATCGCCAGCTCGGTGATGAGCAAGAAGATCGCCGAGGGCGCCCGTGCGCTGGTGCTCGACACCAAGGTCGGTTCCGGCGCGTTCCTGCCCGACGAGGACCAGGCCCGGGAACTGGCCCGCACCATGGTCGAGCTGGGTGACGCGCACGGACTGGTGACCCGCGCGGTGCTGACCGACATGTCGGTGCCGCTCGGCCGCGCCGTCGGCAACGCGGTCGAGGTCGCCGAATCGCTGGAGGTGCTGGCCGGCGGTGGACCGGCCGACGTGGTCGAGCTGACGCTGGCGCTGGCCGCCGAGATGCTCGACGCCGTCGGGCTCGACGCCAAGGATCCCGCCGAGACGCTGCGCGACGGCACCGCGATGGACTGTTTCCACGCGCTCGTCGCGGCCCAGGGCGGCGACGTTCGCGCGTTGGTGGACGGCGCGTTGCCCATCGGTGTCCACACCGACACCGTCACGGCACCGCGCGGTGGCACCATGGGTGGCATCGACGCGATGGCGGTGGGTCTGGCGGTGTGGCGGCTCGGGGCGGGCCGCTCGGCGCCCGGTGAGCAGGTGCAGTTCGGCGCCGGGATCCGCATCCACCGCCGTCCCGGCGAACCGGTGCGCGCGGGCGAGCCGCTGTTCACCCTCTACACCGACACCCCGGCCCGGATCGGGCCGGCACGGGCCGAACTCGACGGTGCCTGGACGGTGGGGGACGGCGCGCCGCCGCAGCGTCGGTTGATCATCGACCGGATCACGTCGACGGTCTGA
- a CDS encoding adenosine deaminase, producing MTTPLTLDHIRQAPKALLHDHLDGGLRPATVLELAAQTGYDDLPADDVDELATFFRTAAHSGSLVRYLEPFAHTVGVMQTAEALHRVAFECVEDLAEDNVVYAEVRFAPELHIEGGLNLDQVVDAVLAGFADGEKAAASAGRTITVRCLVTAMRHAARSREIAELAIRFRDRGVVGFDIAGAEAGYPPTRHLDAFEYMRGNNARFTIHAGEAFGLPSIHEAIAFCGADRLGHGVRIVDDITVAPDGQVKLGRLASILRDKRIPLELCPSSNVQTGAVPSIAEHPFDLLARTRFRVTVNTDNRLMSDTSMSQEMLRLVEAFGYGWSDLARFTINAMKSSFIPFDERLALIDDVIKPRYAVLAG from the coding sequence ATGACGACACCGCTGACACTGGACCACATCCGCCAGGCGCCCAAGGCGCTGCTGCACGACCATCTCGACGGTGGGCTGCGTCCGGCCACGGTGCTCGAGCTGGCCGCGCAGACCGGATACGACGACCTGCCCGCCGACGACGTCGACGAGCTGGCGACGTTCTTCCGCACCGCGGCCCACAGCGGTTCCCTGGTCCGCTACCTCGAACCGTTCGCCCACACCGTCGGCGTGATGCAGACCGCGGAGGCCCTGCACCGGGTGGCGTTCGAATGCGTGGAGGACCTCGCCGAGGACAACGTCGTCTACGCCGAGGTCCGCTTCGCCCCGGAACTGCACATCGAGGGTGGGCTGAACCTCGACCAGGTGGTCGACGCCGTGCTCGCCGGGTTCGCCGACGGCGAGAAGGCGGCAGCCAGCGCGGGCCGCACCATCACCGTGCGCTGTCTGGTGACCGCGATGCGTCACGCCGCGCGCTCACGCGAGATCGCCGAACTGGCCATCCGGTTCCGCGACCGCGGTGTCGTCGGCTTCGACATCGCCGGGGCGGAGGCGGGTTACCCGCCCACCCGTCACCTCGACGCGTTCGAGTACATGCGGGGCAACAACGCGCGTTTCACGATTCACGCCGGCGAGGCGTTCGGCCTGCCGTCGATCCACGAGGCCATCGCGTTCTGCGGTGCCGACCGGCTGGGCCACGGCGTCCGCATCGTCGACGACATCACCGTGGCCCCCGACGGTCAGGTGAAGCTGGGCCGGCTCGCGAGCATCCTGCGCGACAAGCGCATTCCGCTGGAGCTGTGCCCCAGTTCCAACGTGCAGACCGGGGCGGTGCCCAGCATCGCCGAGCACCCCTTCGACTTGCTGGCGCGCACCCGCTTCCGGGTGACGGTCAACACCGACAACCGGTTGATGAGCGACACCTCGATGAGTCAGGAGATGCTGCGCCTGGTGGAGGCGTTCGGCTACGGCTGGAGCGACCTGGCGCGGTTCACCATCAACGCGATGAAGTCGTCGTTCATCCCGTTCGACGAGCGGTTGGCGCTGATCGACGACGTCATCAAACCGCGCTACGCCGTCCTGGCCGGGTGA
- a CDS encoding MarR family winged helix-turn-helix transcriptional regulator yields the protein MSGDDRRLNPSQRRAWLAYMRVYHRLEYEMNRQLQADSGLSLADYTVLNALTNAPRDRAQVNVLATTIGWERSRLSHHLQRMSRRGLVERSASDGDRRATDIALTELGRREFEAAAPGHAARVKDLFFADLTAAQENSLADILSAAYESILRNGTLPRPDIDEDRPRQG from the coding sequence GTGAGCGGGGACGACCGCCGGCTGAACCCGTCGCAGCGCCGCGCGTGGCTGGCGTACATGCGTGTGTACCACCGGCTCGAATACGAGATGAACCGGCAGCTGCAAGCCGACAGCGGGTTGTCCCTGGCCGACTACACGGTGCTCAACGCGTTGACCAACGCCCCGCGGGACCGCGCCCAGGTCAACGTGCTGGCGACGACGATCGGCTGGGAGCGCAGCCGGCTCTCGCACCACCTGCAGCGGATGAGCCGCCGCGGACTCGTGGAGCGGTCGGCGTCCGACGGGGACCGGCGGGCGACGGACATCGCGCTGACCGAGCTGGGCCGCCGCGAATTCGAGGCCGCCGCGCCCGGGCACGCCGCCCGGGTGAAGGACTTGTTCTTCGCCGATCTGACCGCGGCGCAAGAGAACTCGCTGGCCGACATCCTCTCGGCGGCGTACGAGTCGATACTGCGCAACGGCACGCTGCCGCGGCCGGACATCGACGAGGACCGGCCGCGGCAGGGGTGA